The following coding sequences are from one Culex quinquefasciatus strain JHB chromosome 1, VPISU_Cqui_1.0_pri_paternal, whole genome shotgun sequence window:
- the LOC6034436 gene encoding integrin alpha-PS1 isoform X5: protein MQRIQHRNPDDEEEDELLPPTSDELKTNQWLGVTVNSGGKENKIFVCAHRYMKVQSKGQSKESGLHLGQGLCYVLNNDFTFGFAVEVCLGRSTEREHEQYAFCQSGTSGMILDDGTAVIGTPGVMTWKGTVFAVEVDGEFLSRDKTQYYGPHDNADSPVPNYSYLGMAVTGGKFFGDYMSYAGGAPRARGNGQVIIFSNKNKRNPIFKERELRGEQFGSSFGYVLATADVNGDHAPDLLVSAPFYFSKSEGGAVYVYQNRNNNFTDNYTTKLTGKLESRFGMALANLGDINKDGCEDIAIGAPYEGNGVVYIYLGTPNGLSTAPSQVITASGLGLNVPALKTFGGALSGGVDLDNNTYPDLVIGAYDSAAVTTLLARPITNIKTSVIGLELQNIDPTKKGCPADPGANATCFSFQACCSIEPYEESGHSSSQSQHLNLIYTIEAETYLKKFSRVYFGPDRGTRSNILRKQISVITDGRQECRKEIVYIKDNTRDIQNPIRFRLNYTILDNTLPESALDTLDPILDQTQAVRTFEATFQKDCGNDGICQSKIDMNAKLSLEKQADNSYSLVLGRDRAIQLNVSVSNLADSAYETHLFVKHDPSISYSGTKSLYTCNQFNATLVDCNLGNPMRRNAEAKLSLRFDPQRVDDLVSRLSFQVFVNTTSTLLEGTRQSATLAVNVIKRAKISISGAAHPEQTFYGGDVKGESAMETVEDIGTAVQHIYLIYNDGPWRAPKVQVNIQWPHQVANDKPQGKWLLYLTDIPTVDATNGGDCVVEPPKSINPLGLKKTSVLNELVQMDRYTQRAHNKSLTFAAEKSERISFAKQSTYSSSSESTSTLNRVRRDRSMIIRAERLTDKDGKQTEIVHMDCKRNTAKCISIVCNVYDVQPKAQVLINVTARLWNSTLVSDYPSVDLVKIASIARIKVFEVEQEHPVDTVVVETLAYPELLDQVGDGWIPIWLIIVAIVGGLLALALLTYILWKCGFFKRRRPDPTLSGNLEKNSESKPFL, encoded by the exons ATGCAGCGCATACAGCATCGTAACC CTGACGACGAGGAGGAGGATGAGCTTCTACCACCGACCAGTGATGAGCTTAAAACCAATCAATGGTTAGGCGTCACGGTCAACTCCGGAGGAAAGGAAAATAAA ATCTTCGTATGCGCCCACCGATACATGAAAGTCCAATCCAAGGGACAATCGAAAGAGAGCGGTCTTCACCTGGGCCAAGGCCTGTGCTACGTGCTGAACAACGACTTTACGTTCGGATTCGCGGTAGAAGTGTGTCTTGGCCGATCAACAGAGCGAGAGCACGAACAGTACGCCTTTTGCCAGTCCGGAACGTCGGGCATGATTCTGGACGATGGGACGGCCGTGATCGGAACACCCGGGGTGATGACCTGGAAGGGAACGGTGTTTGCGGTGGAGGTCGATGGGGAGTTTTTGTCCAGAGATAAGACGCAATACTACGGGCCGCACGATAATGCGGACTCGCCGGTTCCGAACTACAGCTATTTGG GTATGGCCGTAACGGGAGGAAAGTTCTTTGGCGATTACATGTCCTACGCGGGAGGTGCTCCGCGAGCCCGAGGCAACGGTCAAGTGATCATCTTTTCCAACAAGAACAAGCGGAATCCGATCTTCAAAGAACGTGAGCTGCGAGGAGAGCAGTTTGGCTCCAGCTTCGGTTACGTGCTGGCAACGGCCGACGTGAATGGTGATCA tgcccCAGATCTCCTAGTATCGGCGCCATTTTACTTTTCAAAGTCTGAGGGAGGAGCCGTTTATGTGTACCAGAACCGGAACAACAACTTCACTGATAATTACACGACAAAGCTGACTGGTAAGCTCGAGTCGAGGTTCGGCATGGCACTCGCAAATCTCGGCGATATCAACAAGGACGGTTGTGAGGATATAGCGATCGGTGCTCCGTACGAGGGCAATGGCGTGGTCTACATCTACCTCGGAACGCCGAATGGATTGTCTACGGCTCCGTCGCAGGTCATAACTGCATCTGGGTTGGGATTGAATGTGCCAGCGCTAAAGACGTTTGGAGGTGCCCTTTCCGGGGGTGTTGATCTAGACAACAATACTTATCCCGATTTGGTCATTGGAGCATATGATTCGGCCGCTGTAACGACGTTATTGGCGCGGCCCATTACCAACATCAAGACCTCAGTTATTGGATTAGAGCTACAGAACATCGATCCGACCAAGAAGGGTTGTCCAGCTGATCCTGGCGCCAATGCGACATG CTTCTCCTTCCAAGCCTGCTGTTCCATCGAGCCATACGAAGAGTCCGGCCACTCGAGCAGTCAATCTCAGCACCTGAACCTGATCTACACGATCGAGGCGGAAACGTACTTGAAGAAGTTTTCACGCGTCTACTTCGGCCCAGACCGGGGAACCCGCTCCAACATCCTGCGCAAACAGATCAGCGTGATCACCGATGGTCGCCAGGAGTGTCGGAAGGAGATCGTCTACATCAAGGACAACACCCGGGACATCCAGAATCCCATCCGATTCCGACTGAATTACACCATCTTGGACAATACACTGCCCGAGTCCGCCCTGGACACACTCGATCCTATCCTGGATCAGACGCAAGCTGTGCGGACGTTTGAAGCGACCTTCCAGAAGGACTGCGGAAACGATGGCATCTGTCAATCGAAGATCGACATGAACGCTAAGCTTTCATTGGAGAAGCAGG CAGACAACTCCTACTCGCTAGTTCTGGGACGCGATCGCGCCATCCAACTGAACGTTAGCGTGTCCAATTTAGCCGACTCAGCGTATGAAACTCACTTATTTGTGAAACATGACCCCAGCATATCATACAGTGGAACCAAG AGCCTCTACACGTGCAACCAGTTCAACGCCACCCTCGTGGACTGCAATCTGGGAAATCCGATGCGGCGGAATGCCGAGGCGAAGCTTTCGCTGCGCTTCGATCCGCAACGGGTGGACGATCTGGTGTCGCGGCTGTCGTTCCAGGTGTTTGTCAACACGACCTCGACGCTGCTCGAGGGCACCCGGCAAAGCGCCACGTTGGCGGTGAACGTGATCAAGCGCGCCAAAATTAGCATTTCGGG AGCTGCCCATCCTGAACAAACTTTCTACGGTGGAGATGTGAAAGGAGAAAGTGCGATGGAAACCGTGGAGGACATCGGCACAGCCGTGCAGCACATTTATTTG ATCTACAACGATGGACCGTGGCGAGCCCCCAAGGTTCAGGTCAACATTCAGTGGCCACACCAGGTCGCCAACGACAAACCCCAGGGAAAGTGGTTGCTCTATTTGACGGATATTCCGACGGTTGATG ccACCAACGGCGGTGACTGCGTCGTCGAACCCCCCAAGTCGATCAACCCGTTGGGGCTGAAAAAGACCTCCGTCCTCAACGAGCTGGTCCAGATGGACCGGTACACCCAGCGAGCGCACAACAAATCGCTCACGTTTGCGGCGGAAAAATCCGAGCGGATTTCCTTCGCCAAACAAAGCACCTACTCGTCGTCTTCCGAGTCGACGAGCACGCTGAACCGAGTCCGGCGCGATCGCTCCATGATCATTCGCGCGGAACGGCTCACGGACAAGGACGGCAAGCAGACCGAAATTGTCCACATGGACTGCAAGCGTAACACTGCCAAGTGTATATCTATTGTCTGTAACGTGTACGACGTTCAGCCCAAGGCGCAGGTGCTGATCAACGTCACTGCCAGGTTGTGGAACTCCACGCTGGTGTCGGACTATCCCAGCGTGGATCTGGTGAA
- the LOC6034436 gene encoding integrin alpha-PS1 isoform X4, producing the protein MILVGAPLGQNLQPSSNRSGSLFKCPITQLSNDCEQLKTDGRRKPSGIYETDDEEEDELLPPTSDELKTNQWLGVTVNSGGKENKIFVCAHRYMKVQSKGQSKESGLHLGQGLCYVLNNDFTFGFAVEVCLGRSTEREHEQYAFCQSGTSGMILDDGTAVIGTPGVMTWKGTVFAVEVDGEFLSRDKTQYYGPHDNADSPVPNYSYLGMAVTGGKFFGDYMSYAGGAPRARGNGQVIIFSNKNKRNPIFKERELRGEQFGSSFGYVLATADVNGDHAPDLLVSAPFYFSKSEGGAVYVYQNRNNNFTDNYTTKLTGKLESRFGMALANLGDINKDGCEDIAIGAPYEGNGVVYIYLGTPNGLSTAPSQVITASGLGLNVPALKTFGGALSGGVDLDNNTYPDLVIGAYDSAAVTTLLARPITNIKTSVIGLELQNIDPTKKGCPADPGANATCFSFQACCSIEPYEESGHSSSQSQHLNLIYTIEAETYLKKFSRVYFGPDRGTRSNILRKQISVITDGRQECRKEIVYIKDNTRDIQNPIRFRLNYTILDNTLPESALDTLDPILDQTQAVRTFEATFQKDCGNDGICQSKIDMNAKLSLEKQADNSYSLVLGRDRAIQLNVSVSNLADSAYETHLFVKHDPSISYSGTKSLYTCNQFNATLVDCNLGNPMRRNAEAKLSLRFDPQRVDDLVSRLSFQVFVNTTSTLLEGTRQSATLAVNVIKRAKISISGAAHPEQTFYGGDVKGESAMETVEDIGTAVQHIYLIYNDGPWRAPKVQVNIQWPHQVANDKPQGKWLLYLTDIPTVDATNGGDCVVEPPKSINPLGLKKTSVLNELVQMDRYTQRAHNKSLTFAAEKSERISFAKQSTYSSSSESTSTLNRVRRDRSMIIRAERLTDKDGKQTEIVHMDCKRNTAKCISIVCNVYDVQPKAQVLINVTARLWNSTLVSDYPSVDLVKIASIARIKVFEVEQEHPVDTVVVETLAYPELLDQVGDGWIPIWLIIVAIVGGLLALALLTYILWKCGFFKRRRPDPTLSGNLEKNSESKPFL; encoded by the exons AT GATCCTCGTCGGTGCTCCCCTGGGTCAGAACCTGCAGCCTTCGTCCAATCGATCAGGATCCTTATTCAAATGTCCAATCACGCAATTGAGCAACGATTGCGAACAGCTTAAAACAGACGGTCGAAGAA AGCCTTCTGGTATTTACGAAA CTGACGACGAGGAGGAGGATGAGCTTCTACCACCGACCAGTGATGAGCTTAAAACCAATCAATGGTTAGGCGTCACGGTCAACTCCGGAGGAAAGGAAAATAAA ATCTTCGTATGCGCCCACCGATACATGAAAGTCCAATCCAAGGGACAATCGAAAGAGAGCGGTCTTCACCTGGGCCAAGGCCTGTGCTACGTGCTGAACAACGACTTTACGTTCGGATTCGCGGTAGAAGTGTGTCTTGGCCGATCAACAGAGCGAGAGCACGAACAGTACGCCTTTTGCCAGTCCGGAACGTCGGGCATGATTCTGGACGATGGGACGGCCGTGATCGGAACACCCGGGGTGATGACCTGGAAGGGAACGGTGTTTGCGGTGGAGGTCGATGGGGAGTTTTTGTCCAGAGATAAGACGCAATACTACGGGCCGCACGATAATGCGGACTCGCCGGTTCCGAACTACAGCTATTTGG GTATGGCCGTAACGGGAGGAAAGTTCTTTGGCGATTACATGTCCTACGCGGGAGGTGCTCCGCGAGCCCGAGGCAACGGTCAAGTGATCATCTTTTCCAACAAGAACAAGCGGAATCCGATCTTCAAAGAACGTGAGCTGCGAGGAGAGCAGTTTGGCTCCAGCTTCGGTTACGTGCTGGCAACGGCCGACGTGAATGGTGATCA tgcccCAGATCTCCTAGTATCGGCGCCATTTTACTTTTCAAAGTCTGAGGGAGGAGCCGTTTATGTGTACCAGAACCGGAACAACAACTTCACTGATAATTACACGACAAAGCTGACTGGTAAGCTCGAGTCGAGGTTCGGCATGGCACTCGCAAATCTCGGCGATATCAACAAGGACGGTTGTGAGGATATAGCGATCGGTGCTCCGTACGAGGGCAATGGCGTGGTCTACATCTACCTCGGAACGCCGAATGGATTGTCTACGGCTCCGTCGCAGGTCATAACTGCATCTGGGTTGGGATTGAATGTGCCAGCGCTAAAGACGTTTGGAGGTGCCCTTTCCGGGGGTGTTGATCTAGACAACAATACTTATCCCGATTTGGTCATTGGAGCATATGATTCGGCCGCTGTAACGACGTTATTGGCGCGGCCCATTACCAACATCAAGACCTCAGTTATTGGATTAGAGCTACAGAACATCGATCCGACCAAGAAGGGTTGTCCAGCTGATCCTGGCGCCAATGCGACATG CTTCTCCTTCCAAGCCTGCTGTTCCATCGAGCCATACGAAGAGTCCGGCCACTCGAGCAGTCAATCTCAGCACCTGAACCTGATCTACACGATCGAGGCGGAAACGTACTTGAAGAAGTTTTCACGCGTCTACTTCGGCCCAGACCGGGGAACCCGCTCCAACATCCTGCGCAAACAGATCAGCGTGATCACCGATGGTCGCCAGGAGTGTCGGAAGGAGATCGTCTACATCAAGGACAACACCCGGGACATCCAGAATCCCATCCGATTCCGACTGAATTACACCATCTTGGACAATACACTGCCCGAGTCCGCCCTGGACACACTCGATCCTATCCTGGATCAGACGCAAGCTGTGCGGACGTTTGAAGCGACCTTCCAGAAGGACTGCGGAAACGATGGCATCTGTCAATCGAAGATCGACATGAACGCTAAGCTTTCATTGGAGAAGCAGG CAGACAACTCCTACTCGCTAGTTCTGGGACGCGATCGCGCCATCCAACTGAACGTTAGCGTGTCCAATTTAGCCGACTCAGCGTATGAAACTCACTTATTTGTGAAACATGACCCCAGCATATCATACAGTGGAACCAAG AGCCTCTACACGTGCAACCAGTTCAACGCCACCCTCGTGGACTGCAATCTGGGAAATCCGATGCGGCGGAATGCCGAGGCGAAGCTTTCGCTGCGCTTCGATCCGCAACGGGTGGACGATCTGGTGTCGCGGCTGTCGTTCCAGGTGTTTGTCAACACGACCTCGACGCTGCTCGAGGGCACCCGGCAAAGCGCCACGTTGGCGGTGAACGTGATCAAGCGCGCCAAAATTAGCATTTCGGG AGCTGCCCATCCTGAACAAACTTTCTACGGTGGAGATGTGAAAGGAGAAAGTGCGATGGAAACCGTGGAGGACATCGGCACAGCCGTGCAGCACATTTATTTG ATCTACAACGATGGACCGTGGCGAGCCCCCAAGGTTCAGGTCAACATTCAGTGGCCACACCAGGTCGCCAACGACAAACCCCAGGGAAAGTGGTTGCTCTATTTGACGGATATTCCGACGGTTGATG ccACCAACGGCGGTGACTGCGTCGTCGAACCCCCCAAGTCGATCAACCCGTTGGGGCTGAAAAAGACCTCCGTCCTCAACGAGCTGGTCCAGATGGACCGGTACACCCAGCGAGCGCACAACAAATCGCTCACGTTTGCGGCGGAAAAATCCGAGCGGATTTCCTTCGCCAAACAAAGCACCTACTCGTCGTCTTCCGAGTCGACGAGCACGCTGAACCGAGTCCGGCGCGATCGCTCCATGATCATTCGCGCGGAACGGCTCACGGACAAGGACGGCAAGCAGACCGAAATTGTCCACATGGACTGCAAGCGTAACACTGCCAAGTGTATATCTATTGTCTGTAACGTGTACGACGTTCAGCCCAAGGCGCAGGTGCTGATCAACGTCACTGCCAGGTTGTGGAACTCCACGCTGGTGTCGGACTATCCCAGCGTGGATCTGGTGAA